The following coding sequences lie in one Klebsiella huaxiensis genomic window:
- a CDS encoding carbohydrate porin — translation MYSSKLKVSLLSLSVLLAYSSTDAIAAKLTIEQRLELLESELSANKKELQKTQSQLSSYKDKVAVLQQSIKENEKREVTAGYPGATSPVADNIANENSEISKRAIPAEVTATQQVAVINTDGKKTKVESVTMKDLSKFIKDDIGFSYQGYLRSGWGTSNHGSSQTYAAGSLGRFGNEMSGWFDLTLNQRVYNQDGKTANAVVTYDGNVGEQYNDAWFGDSDNENILQFSDIFLTTRGFLPFAPEADFWVGKHKLPEYEIQMLDWKSLTTDVAAGVGIQNWALGVGQLDASLSRNDVDVYSRDFSNTTQMNTNSVDIRYRNIPLWRDGALSLMGKYAFANKNDQQEKNEDNGSYFKLKDTWMATGIVRQELDRKGFNEFTLQVANNSYASSFSNFSGASNSMAAGRYYYGDHSNGVAWRLISQGEMYLAERIIMANALVWSHGSDIYSYESGAHSDFDSFRAVIRPAWIWDTWNQSGVELGWFAQKNKTEQGRSLKESAYKTTLYHALKVGPSLLGSRPEIRFYGTYINILDNELSQFKFNDNSKDEFMFGVQAEVWW, via the coding sequence ATGTATTCAAGTAAATTGAAGGTTAGCTTATTGTCTTTATCCGTACTTCTGGCTTATTCATCAACAGACGCAATAGCGGCAAAATTAACAATTGAACAGCGCCTTGAATTATTGGAGTCTGAATTATCAGCAAATAAAAAAGAGCTACAAAAAACGCAATCGCAACTGTCGAGCTATAAAGATAAAGTGGCGGTATTACAACAAAGCATCAAAGAGAACGAAAAGAGAGAGGTAACTGCGGGCTATCCTGGTGCCACCTCGCCGGTCGCCGATAATATTGCGAATGAGAATAGTGAAATCAGCAAGAGAGCCATCCCGGCAGAGGTCACTGCGACGCAGCAGGTTGCCGTAATTAATACCGATGGTAAGAAAACGAAAGTTGAAAGCGTCACCATGAAGGATCTCAGCAAGTTTATTAAAGACGATATCGGCTTTAGCTATCAGGGATATTTACGTTCCGGGTGGGGAACCTCTAACCATGGCTCATCGCAGACTTATGCCGCAGGGTCATTGGGCCGCTTCGGTAACGAAATGAGCGGCTGGTTTGACCTGACGCTCAACCAACGTGTTTATAACCAGGATGGCAAAACGGCCAATGCGGTCGTGACCTATGATGGCAACGTTGGCGAACAGTATAATGATGCGTGGTTTGGCGATAGCGACAACGAAAATATCCTCCAGTTCAGCGATATTTTCCTTACCACCAGAGGCTTCTTGCCATTTGCTCCTGAGGCCGATTTTTGGGTTGGTAAGCATAAACTGCCGGAATATGAGATTCAGATGCTGGACTGGAAATCGCTTACCACAGATGTGGCAGCCGGCGTAGGTATTCAGAACTGGGCGCTGGGCGTGGGCCAACTTGACGCTTCGCTAAGCCGCAATGATGTTGATGTGTATTCACGTGACTTCTCGAACACCACGCAAATGAATACCAACTCTGTTGATATTCGTTACCGCAATATTCCGCTGTGGCGGGATGGAGCGCTGTCATTGATGGGTAAATACGCTTTTGCCAATAAGAATGATCAGCAGGAGAAAAACGAGGATAACGGCAGCTACTTTAAACTTAAAGATACCTGGATGGCGACCGGAATTGTGCGTCAGGAACTGGATCGCAAAGGTTTTAATGAGTTTACCCTACAGGTGGCGAATAACTCTTACGCCAGTAGTTTTTCTAATTTTTCCGGGGCCAGTAACTCAATGGCGGCGGGACGTTACTACTATGGCGATCACTCGAATGGGGTTGCCTGGCGCTTGATTTCTCAGGGCGAAATGTATCTGGCCGAGCGGATTATTATGGCCAACGCGCTGGTCTGGTCGCACGGTAGCGATATCTATAGCTATGAAAGCGGGGCGCACAGCGACTTTGATAGCTTCCGGGCGGTGATCCGCCCGGCATGGATTTGGGATACCTGGAACCAAAGCGGCGTTGAATTAGGCTGGTTTGCGCAGAAAAACAAAACTGAGCAGGGGCGCTCTCTGAAAGAGTCTGCGTATAAAACGACGCTTTATCACGCCCTCAAGGTTGGACCAAGCCTGTTAGGCTCTCGTCCTGAAATTCGCTTCTACGGAACATATATTAATATTCTCGACAACGAGCTGTCGCAGTTTAAATTTAATGACAATAGTAAGGATGAGTTTATGTTTGGCGTTCAGGCTGAAGTCTGGTGGTAA
- a CDS encoding HAD family hydrolase, with product MIKLIITDLDGTFLNSHGDYNRQLFTQVKQIMQEQGVNFALCTGKQCERVEELFGKEASDFWILGDSATRIKHGGEYIYQSLIDNALGREMIGVLEEVNKEPVIIACTAEGAFIRDSVSPQMLQKVKMSYAKVIQVADFSEVKYDFVKISVFDIKGRCPQIKPFLAPYFDKAYIVVSEDAWIDIADVGVHKGHTVEILQNQLNATAEETMVFGDGLNDIELMTRATWSFAMRNAFEETKRAANFITGTNDDDAVMTTIIRLLSLQDSGRQPQQAKHYD from the coding sequence ATGATTAAACTAATTATCACCGATCTTGATGGAACATTTCTGAATAGTCATGGCGATTATAATCGTCAGCTGTTCACGCAGGTTAAACAGATCATGCAGGAACAAGGAGTAAATTTTGCCCTCTGTACTGGCAAACAATGTGAACGTGTCGAAGAATTATTCGGTAAAGAGGCCAGCGATTTCTGGATCCTTGGCGATAGCGCCACGCGAATTAAGCACGGCGGAGAGTATATTTATCAATCCCTTATTGATAATGCCCTGGGACGCGAGATGATTGGCGTACTGGAAGAGGTGAATAAGGAACCTGTCATTATTGCCTGTACCGCCGAAGGCGCATTTATTCGAGATTCTGTCTCTCCGCAAATGTTGCAAAAAGTCAAAATGTCGTATGCTAAAGTGATTCAGGTTGCTGATTTTTCTGAAGTGAAATATGACTTTGTGAAAATATCCGTATTTGATATTAAAGGGCGCTGCCCGCAAATTAAACCATTCCTCGCCCCTTACTTTGATAAGGCCTATATAGTGGTATCAGAAGATGCGTGGATTGATATTGCTGACGTTGGAGTTCACAAAGGCCATACGGTAGAGATTTTACAAAACCAACTGAATGCTACCGCAGAGGAGACGATGGTCTTTGGCGACGGTTTGAACGACATCGAACTGATGACTCGGGCGACCTGGAGCTTTGCGATGCGTAATGCGTTTGAAGAAACGAAACGGGCGGCGAACTTTATTACCGGAACAAATGATGATGATGCCGTAATGACCACCATCATACGTTTGCTATCGCTACAGGATTCAGGCCGCCAGCCACAACAGGCCAAGCACTACGATTAA
- the flk gene encoding flagella biosynthesis regulator Flk, with amino-acid sequence MTQPVSGMSDRPPGTGEPPLTTQQRTVLERLITRLVALTSQQNAEVWACVKHDLSLKNDAPLLASHFEAAEHSLNQRLILAQQNHHRRQILAQLTELLNQGNNRQAVSDYIRQHDGQTALQALTLPQLENVLQLLQSGQLSIPQPQQRPPTRRPLLPAEHNTLNQQVTKLAAATGESSKLIWQSMLELSGVKSGELIPATHFTPLSYWLHARQTLSSQTAPTLTSLKAALKQPLETGEWQRVMDFAQSSWHASAQTPLSPAQLLMLLNKIFVLRVARAQETLAIPAVQAPPSSPWLVFKKPWVIVLTLIVVLGLLWLAA; translated from the coding sequence ATGACACAACCCGTTTCAGGTATGTCCGATCGCCCTCCGGGGACAGGCGAACCTCCGCTCACCACGCAGCAGCGTACCGTACTTGAGCGGTTGATTACGCGTCTGGTGGCGTTAACATCGCAGCAGAATGCCGAGGTGTGGGCCTGCGTTAAACACGATCTGAGCCTGAAAAACGACGCGCCGCTGCTGGCGAGCCATTTTGAGGCCGCCGAGCACAGCCTGAACCAGCGCTTAATCCTCGCGCAACAAAATCATCATCGTCGACAAATTCTGGCGCAGCTAACCGAGCTTTTGAATCAGGGAAATAATCGCCAGGCGGTCAGCGATTACATCCGCCAGCATGATGGACAGACAGCACTGCAAGCATTGACCCTCCCGCAGCTGGAAAATGTCCTGCAATTACTGCAAAGCGGTCAGTTGTCGATCCCTCAGCCACAGCAGCGCCCGCCAACACGGCGTCCACTGCTGCCAGCAGAGCACAATACGCTGAATCAACAGGTGACAAAACTTGCCGCTGCCACCGGCGAATCCAGCAAACTTATCTGGCAATCCATGCTGGAACTTAGCGGCGTAAAAAGTGGGGAACTGATCCCGGCCACCCACTTTACTCCTCTGTCTTACTGGCTACACGCGCGGCAAACGCTCAGCTCGCAGACAGCGCCGACGCTAACCTCACTAAAAGCCGCGTTAAAACAGCCCCTGGAAACCGGTGAGTGGCAGAGAGTCATGGATTTTGCGCAAAGTAGCTGGCATGCATCGGCTCAAACGCCGCTCAGCCCAGCTCAGTTGCTGATGTTGCTTAACAAAATTTTCGTGCTCAGGGTCGCCAGAGCGCAGGAAACGCTGGCGATCCCAGCAGTCCAGGCTCCGCCATCGTCACCGTGGTTAGTATTTAAAAAACCGTGGGTTATCGTGCTGACGTTAATCGTAGTGCTTGGCCTGTTGTGGCTGGCGGCCTGA
- the pdxB gene encoding 4-phosphoerythronate dehydrogenase PdxB has protein sequence MKILVDENMPYARELFSRLGEVKAVAGRPVPAEALNDADALMVRSVTKVNETLLSGRAIKFVGTATAGTDHVDQVWLQQAGIGFSAAPGCNAIAVVEYVFSALLMLAERDGFALTDRTVGIVGVGNVGGRLQKRLEALGIKTLLCDPPRADRGDEGDFRTLDELVQEADVLTFHTPLYKEGPYKTLHLADETLISRLKPGAILINACRGPVVDNAALLRRLQDNQALSVVLDVWEPEPDLNTELLKRVDIGTAHIAGYTLEGKARGTTQVFEAYSAFIGHPQQVALDTLLPAPEFGRITLHGPLDQATLKRLAHLVYDVRRDDAPLRKVAGVAGEFDKLRKNYQERREWSSLYVQCSDEPAATLLRQLGFNAMHHPIR, from the coding sequence GTGAAAATCCTCGTTGATGAAAATATGCCCTATGCGCGTGAGCTTTTTAGTCGCCTGGGGGAAGTGAAGGCCGTTGCTGGTCGTCCTGTTCCGGCTGAAGCGCTGAATGACGCCGATGCTCTGATGGTTCGCTCGGTCACCAAAGTTAACGAAACGCTGCTCTCTGGCAGGGCTATCAAATTTGTCGGCACCGCGACTGCGGGTACCGATCATGTCGATCAGGTGTGGCTCCAGCAGGCGGGGATTGGTTTTTCCGCAGCACCAGGCTGCAATGCCATCGCTGTAGTAGAATATGTGTTTTCGGCGCTGTTAATGCTGGCTGAACGTGATGGTTTTGCGCTGACCGATCGCACGGTTGGGATCGTGGGTGTAGGCAATGTCGGCGGGCGTCTGCAAAAACGCCTTGAGGCGCTGGGGATCAAAACCCTGCTCTGCGATCCGCCTCGCGCCGATCGCGGTGATGAAGGCGATTTCCGCACTCTTGATGAGCTGGTGCAGGAAGCTGATGTTCTGACTTTCCATACTCCGCTCTATAAAGAAGGGCCGTATAAAACATTGCACCTGGCGGATGAGACGCTGATTAGCCGCCTTAAGCCGGGGGCGATTTTAATTAACGCCTGCCGTGGGCCGGTGGTTGATAACGCCGCGCTGCTCAGGCGTTTGCAGGATAATCAGGCGCTAAGCGTGGTGCTTGATGTCTGGGAGCCTGAGCCCGATCTCAATACCGAATTGCTTAAGCGGGTTGATATTGGCACCGCGCATATTGCGGGCTATACCCTTGAAGGCAAAGCGCGTGGTACGACGCAGGTTTTTGAGGCTTACAGCGCATTTATCGGTCATCCGCAGCAGGTGGCTCTGGACACTCTGTTGCCCGCGCCTGAGTTTGGTCGCATCACTTTGCATGGGCCGCTCGATCAGGCAACGCTAAAACGACTGGCGCATTTGGTGTATGATGTGCGCCGCGATGATGCGCCGCTGCGAAAAGTCGCAGGGGTTGCTGGTGAGTTCGACAAGCTGCGCAAAAATTATCAGGAACGCCGTGAATGGTCTTCGTTGTATGTTCAATGCAGCGACGAACCGGCGGCGACGCTGTTGCGTCAGTTAGGCTTTAATGCCATGCATCATCCCATCCGTTAA
- a CDS encoding aspartate-semialdehyde dehydrogenase — protein sequence MSEGWNIAVLGATGAVGEALFETLADRQFPVGDIYALARNESAGEHLRFSGKSVIVQDAAEFDWTQAQLAFFAAGVEASAAYIEDATNAGCLVIDLSGLFALEPDVPLVVPDVNPFVLADYRNRNVIAVPNSLTSQLLAALKPLIDQGGLSRISVTNLLSASAHGKKAVDALAGQSAKLLNGIPVDEDDFFGRQLAFNMLPLLPDREGSVREERRIVDEVRKILQDDGLMISASVVQSPVFYGHAQMVGFEAQRPLSAEEARDAFARGEDIELSEEGEFPTQVGDASGTVRLSIGCVHNDYGMPEQVQFWSVADNVRFGGALMAVKIAEKLVQEYLY from the coding sequence ATGTCTGAAGGCTGGAATATTGCCGTACTGGGCGCAACGGGCGCCGTAGGCGAAGCCCTGTTCGAAACCCTTGCCGATCGTCAGTTCCCGGTGGGGGATATTTATGCGCTGGCGCGTAATGAAAGCGCCGGTGAGCATCTGCGTTTTTCGGGTAAGTCGGTTATCGTTCAGGATGCTGCTGAATTCGACTGGACTCAGGCCCAGCTGGCCTTTTTTGCCGCCGGTGTAGAAGCGAGCGCCGCGTATATCGAAGACGCCACTAACGCGGGTTGTCTGGTGATTGATTTAAGTGGTCTGTTTGCGCTTGAACCGGACGTGCCGCTGGTGGTGCCGGATGTGAACCCGTTCGTACTGGCGGATTACCGTAATCGCAACGTTATTGCGGTACCGAATAGCCTGACCAGCCAGCTGCTTGCAGCGTTAAAACCGCTGATCGATCAGGGTGGCCTGTCGCGTATTAGCGTGACCAATCTGCTGTCTGCTTCCGCTCACGGTAAAAAAGCGGTCGATGCGCTGGCGGGGCAGAGCGCTAAATTGCTTAACGGCATTCCGGTTGATGAGGACGATTTCTTTGGCCGCCAGCTGGCGTTCAACATGTTGCCGCTATTGCCCGATCGTGAAGGTAGCGTGCGCGAAGAGCGTCGTATCGTCGATGAAGTCCGCAAGATTTTGCAAGATGACGGCCTGATGATCTCCGCAAGTGTGGTGCAGTCCCCGGTATTCTACGGTCATGCGCAAATGGTAGGCTTTGAAGCGCAGCGCCCGCTGTCGGCGGAAGAAGCGCGTGATGCCTTTGCCCGTGGTGAAGATATCGAGCTGTCCGAAGAAGGTGAGTTCCCGACTCAGGTCGGCGACGCTTCCGGCACCGTGCGCCTTTCCATCGGCTGCGTGCATAATGATTATGGTATGCCGGAGCAGGTGCAGTTCTGGTCAGTGGCCGATAACGTCCGTTTTGGCGGCGCGCTGATGGCGGTGAAAATCGCTGAGAAACTGGTCCAGGAGTATTTGTACTAA
- the truA gene encoding tRNA pseudouridine(38-40) synthase TruA: MSEMEQPPVYRIALGIEYDGSKYYGWQRQNEVRSVQEKLEKALSQVANEPVSVLCAGRTDAGVHGTGQVVHFETRALRKDVAWTLGVNANLPGDIAVRWVKQVPPDFHARFSATARRYRYVIYNHRLRPAVLGRGVTHYYHPLDAERMQRAAQCLLGENDFTSFRAVQCQSRTPWRNVMHINVTRYGAYVVVDIKANAFVHHMVRNIVGSLMEVGAGNQPESWIAELLAAKDRTLAAATAKAEGLYLVSVDYPARYDLPVMPMGPLFLAD; encoded by the coding sequence ATGTCTGAGATGGAGCAGCCGCCGGTCTATAGAATTGCGCTGGGCATCGAGTATGACGGTAGCAAATACTACGGTTGGCAGCGGCAGAATGAAGTTCGCAGCGTGCAGGAAAAACTGGAAAAGGCGCTTTCGCAGGTTGCTAATGAACCGGTGAGCGTATTATGTGCCGGTCGTACCGATGCCGGAGTTCATGGTACCGGTCAGGTGGTGCATTTTGAAACCCGTGCATTACGTAAAGACGTGGCATGGACGCTGGGAGTTAATGCGAATTTACCTGGCGATATCGCGGTACGTTGGGTTAAGCAAGTTCCACCGGACTTTCATGCCCGGTTCAGCGCCACGGCGCGCCGCTATCGCTACGTCATCTATAATCATCGCCTGCGACCGGCGGTATTAGGTCGGGGCGTGACTCACTATTACCATCCCCTGGATGCTGAGCGGATGCAGCGCGCAGCCCAGTGTCTGCTGGGGGAAAATGATTTCACCTCGTTTCGTGCGGTACAGTGCCAGTCGCGCACCCCGTGGCGTAACGTGATGCATATTAACGTCACCCGTTATGGTGCATATGTGGTGGTGGATATCAAAGCGAATGCCTTTGTACATCATATGGTAAGGAATATTGTAGGCAGTCTGATGGAAGTAGGTGCCGGTAACCAGCCAGAGAGCTGGATTGCAGAACTTCTGGCGGCAAAAGACAGGACTCTGGCCGCTGCAACGGCAAAAGCGGAAGGATTGTATCTGGTGTCGGTGGATTATCCGGCCCGCTACGACCTGCCGGTAATGCCGATGGGCCCGCTGTTTCTGGCGGACTAA
- a CDS encoding DedA family protein: MDLIRFLIDFILHIDVHLAELVAQYGIWVYAILFLILFCETGLVVTPFLPGDSLLFVAGALSALPTNDLNVHLMVALMVVAAIIGDALNYTIGRLFGEKLFSNPNSKIFRRSYLDKTHGFYARHGGKTIILARFVPIVRTFAPFVAGMGHMSYRHFAMYNVVGALLWVLLFTYAGYLFGDLPIVQENLKLLIVAIIVLSVLPGVIEIIRHKRAAAKQAK; this comes from the coding sequence ATGGATCTGATTCGTTTTTTAATTGATTTTATTTTACACATTGATGTGCACCTGGCTGAGCTGGTCGCGCAATACGGCATCTGGGTATACGCGATTCTGTTTTTGATTCTGTTCTGTGAAACCGGCCTGGTGGTCACGCCGTTCCTGCCAGGTGACTCTCTGCTGTTTGTTGCGGGTGCTTTGTCGGCGTTGCCGACTAACGATCTCAACGTGCACTTGATGGTGGCGCTGATGGTGGTTGCTGCGATTATCGGCGATGCCCTGAACTACACCATCGGGCGGCTGTTTGGTGAAAAGTTATTCAGTAATCCCAATTCAAAAATTTTCCGCCGCAGCTACCTGGATAAAACCCATGGCTTCTACGCTCGCCACGGCGGCAAGACCATAATCCTTGCTCGTTTTGTCCCGATCGTCAGAACCTTTGCGCCGTTTGTGGCGGGAATGGGACATATGTCCTATCGTCATTTTGCGATGTATAACGTGGTTGGCGCGCTGCTGTGGGTGCTGCTGTTCACCTACGCGGGTTATCTGTTTGGCGATTTGCCGATCGTGCAGGAAAATCTTAAGCTGCTAATCGTGGCGATTATCGTGCTTTCCGTACTGCCAGGGGTGATTGAAATCATTCGCCACAAGCGTGCTGCGGCGAAACAGGCGAAATAA
- the accD gene encoding acetyl-CoA carboxylase, carboxyltransferase subunit beta, translating into MSWIERIKSNITPTRKASIPEGVWTKCDSCGQVLYRAELERNLEVCPKCDHHMRMSARNRLHSLLDEGSLVELGSELEPKDVLKFRDSKKYKDRLASAQKETGEKDALVVMKGTLHEMPVVAAAFEFSFMGGSMGSVVGARFVRAVEQALEDNCPLICFSASGGARMQEALMSLMQMAKTSAALAKMQERGMPYISVLTDPTMGGVSASFAMLGDLNIAEPKALIGFAGPRVIEQTVREKLPPGFQRSEFLIEKGAIDMIVRRPEMRLKLASILAKLMNLPAPNPEPVHEGEVVPPEPDQEPEA; encoded by the coding sequence ATGAGCTGGATTGAACGAATTAAAAGCAATATAACCCCCACCCGTAAGGCGAGTATTCCTGAAGGTGTATGGACCAAGTGCGACAGCTGCGGTCAGGTACTGTACCGCGCAGAGCTGGAGCGCAACCTGGAGGTTTGCCCTAAGTGCGATCACCACATGCGTATGTCGGCGCGTAACCGCCTGCATAGCCTGCTGGACGAAGGTTCCCTCGTGGAGCTGGGAAGTGAGCTCGAGCCAAAAGATGTGCTGAAGTTCCGCGATTCGAAAAAGTATAAAGACCGTCTGGCATCAGCCCAGAAAGAGACTGGCGAAAAAGACGCGCTGGTGGTCATGAAAGGCACCCTGCATGAAATGCCGGTTGTTGCCGCCGCTTTCGAATTCTCCTTTATGGGCGGTTCAATGGGCTCTGTCGTCGGCGCGCGCTTTGTTCGTGCGGTTGAACAGGCTCTGGAAGACAACTGTCCGCTGATTTGTTTCTCCGCTTCCGGCGGCGCGCGTATGCAGGAAGCGCTGATGTCGCTGATGCAGATGGCGAAAACCTCCGCTGCGCTGGCGAAAATGCAGGAGCGCGGCATGCCGTATATCTCCGTGCTGACCGACCCAACCATGGGCGGTGTCTCGGCGAGCTTTGCTATGTTGGGCGATTTGAACATCGCTGAGCCAAAAGCGCTGATCGGTTTTGCCGGTCCCCGCGTTATTGAGCAGACCGTTCGTGAGAAGCTGCCGCCGGGATTCCAGCGCAGTGAGTTCCTGATTGAAAAAGGGGCGATCGATATGATCGTTCGTCGCCCGGAAATGCGTCTGAAGCTGGCCAGTATTCTGGCGAAGCTGATGAACCTTCCGGCGCCAAATCCGGAACCCGTTCACGAAGGTGAGGTGGTGCCACCGGAGCCGGATCAGGAACCAGAGGCCTGA
- the folC gene encoding bifunctional tetrahydrofolate synthase/dihydrofolate synthase: MEKQPIPQAASPLATWLSYLEHLHSKTIDLGLARVSEVAVRMAVLKPAPFVFTVAGTNGKGTTCRTLESVLMAAGFKVGVYSSPHLVRYTERVRVQGEELSELAHTTSFAEIEAARGEISLSYFEFGTLSALWLFQQAQLDVVILEVGLGGRLDATNIVDADVAVVTSIALDHTDWLGPDRESIGREKAGIFRGGKPAIVGEPDMPQTIAEVASEKGAQLLRRDVDWGYEAGEQSWSFSDENGALTDLPLPQVPMPNAATALAALRASKLKVDEQAIRDGIQKAMLPGRFQIISDTPRVILDVAHNPHAATYLAGRLKTLPKTGRVLAVIGMLHDKDIAGTLENLKAEVDDWYCAPLEGPRGATAEQLLEHLRAGKVYTSVVQAWYAAMADARPQDTVLVCGSFHTVAHVMEEIDAGRIGGE; the protein is encoded by the coding sequence ATGGAAAAACAACCTATTCCTCAGGCCGCGTCGCCCCTGGCTACGTGGCTTTCTTATCTGGAACATCTGCACAGCAAAACAATCGACCTGGGACTGGCGCGCGTCAGCGAGGTGGCTGTGCGGATGGCGGTATTAAAACCTGCGCCGTTTGTGTTCACGGTGGCGGGAACCAACGGCAAAGGAACGACCTGCCGTACCCTGGAATCGGTACTGATGGCCGCGGGCTTCAAAGTGGGTGTTTATAGTTCGCCGCATCTGGTGCGCTATACCGAGCGGGTGCGCGTACAAGGCGAAGAGCTGTCGGAACTTGCGCATACCACTTCCTTTGCTGAAATCGAAGCGGCGCGTGGCGAGATTTCTCTGAGCTATTTTGAATTTGGTACGCTTTCCGCGCTGTGGCTATTTCAGCAGGCGCAACTGGATGTCGTTATCCTTGAAGTGGGTCTCGGCGGTCGCCTGGATGCGACTAATATTGTTGATGCCGACGTGGCGGTAGTCACCAGTATTGCGCTTGACCATACGGACTGGCTGGGACCGGATCGCGAAAGCATTGGCCGCGAGAAGGCAGGTATTTTTCGCGGTGGTAAACCGGCTATCGTTGGTGAACCCGATATGCCCCAGACTATCGCCGAGGTTGCGAGCGAAAAGGGCGCGCAACTCCTGCGCCGCGACGTTGACTGGGGCTATGAGGCCGGTGAGCAGAGCTGGTCTTTCAGTGATGAAAACGGCGCACTCACCGACCTGCCGCTGCCACAGGTACCTATGCCGAATGCCGCAACTGCGCTCGCTGCCCTGCGTGCCAGCAAGCTCAAGGTTGACGAGCAGGCGATTCGCGACGGTATTCAAAAGGCGATGCTGCCGGGGCGTTTTCAGATAATTAGCGACACCCCGAGAGTCATCCTTGATGTTGCTCATAACCCGCATGCGGCGACGTATCTCGCCGGGCGTCTCAAAACCTTACCGAAAACGGGGCGCGTGCTGGCGGTTATTGGTATGCTGCATGATAAGGACATCGCCGGTACGCTGGAAAACCTGAAGGCGGAAGTTGACGATTGGTACTGTGCGCCGCTGGAAGGGCCGCGCGGCGCGACGGCAGAGCAACTGCTGGAACATTTACGCGCAGGCAAAGTCTATACCAGCGTTGTGCAGGCCTGGTACGCTGCGATGGCAGATGCCAGACCACAGGATACGGTGCTGGTGTGTGGTTCATTCCACACGGTGGCGCATGTAATGGAAGAGATAGACGCGGGGAGAATCGGTGGCGAGTAA
- the dedD gene encoding cell division protein DedD gives MASKFQNRLVGTIVLVALGVIILPGLLDGQKKHYQDEFAAIPLVPKPGDRDEPDMLPAATQTLPSQPPEGAAEEVRAGDAAAPSLDPSRIPVNNNSFDVVQEPVVAQKPQPQPKPQPKPVEKPQPQPPQQVAVQTPAPKPQQQAEIPAPTGKAYVVQLGALKNADKVNEIVGKLRAAGFKVYTSPSTPVQGKITRILVGPDASKDKLKGQLGELNKLSGLSGVVMGFSPN, from the coding sequence GTGGCGAGTAAGTTTCAGAACCGTTTAGTCGGGACGATCGTACTGGTGGCACTGGGGGTTATTATCCTGCCAGGGCTGCTTGATGGTCAGAAAAAACATTATCAGGATGAGTTTGCCGCAATCCCACTGGTACCAAAACCAGGCGACCGCGATGAGCCAGATATGCTACCAGCAGCGACTCAGACGCTGCCTTCGCAGCCTCCGGAAGGGGCCGCCGAAGAGGTGAGAGCTGGGGATGCAGCGGCACCGTCGCTTGATCCTTCGCGGATCCCGGTGAACAATAACAGTTTTGATGTGGTGCAGGAGCCGGTTGTCGCGCAAAAACCACAGCCGCAGCCTAAACCTCAACCGAAGCCGGTAGAGAAGCCGCAACCTCAGCCACCGCAGCAGGTCGCGGTGCAGACACCCGCGCCTAAACCGCAACAGCAGGCTGAAATTCCGGCTCCGACCGGTAAAGCCTATGTTGTGCAGTTAGGTGCGCTGAAGAACGCCGATAAGGTCAACGAGATCGTCGGTAAGCTGCGCGCCGCTGGCTTCAAAGTTTATACGTCGCCTTCGACGCCGGTGCAGGGTAAAATCACCCGTATTCTGGTCGGCCCGGATGCTTCGAAAGATAAGCTGAAGGGGCAACTTGGCGAGCTGAACAAGCTGTCCGGACTTAGCGGTGTAGTCATGGGCTTTAGCCCGAACTAA
- the cvpA gene encoding colicin V production protein, giving the protein MVWIDYAIIAVIGFSSLVSLIRGFVREALSLVTWGCAFFVASHYYTYLAVWFTGFEDELVRNGIAIAILFIATLIVGAIVNFVIGQLVEKTGLSGTDRVLGICFGALRGVLIVSAILFFLDSFTSMAKSDDWQKSELIPQFSFVIRWFFDYLQSSSSFLPKA; this is encoded by the coding sequence ATGGTCTGGATTGATTACGCCATAATTGCGGTGATTGGTTTTTCCTCTTTGGTCAGCCTGATCCGCGGCTTTGTTCGTGAAGCTTTATCGCTGGTAACCTGGGGATGCGCTTTCTTTGTTGCCAGTCATTACTACACTTACCTGGCTGTCTGGTTCACGGGCTTTGAAGACGAACTGGTCCGAAATGGGATTGCTATCGCGATACTGTTTATCGCGACGCTTATCGTCGGCGCTATCGTTAACTTTGTGATAGGTCAGCTGGTGGAGAAAACCGGCCTGTCGGGTACCGACAGGGTGTTGGGGATCTGTTTTGGCGCCCTGCGCGGTGTGCTAATCGTCTCTGCGATTCTGTTTTTTCTCGATAGTTTTACCAGTATGGCGAAAAGCGATGACTGGCAAAAGTCTGAGCTTATCCCACAGTTCAGTTTCGTTATCAGATGGTTCTTTGACTATCTGCAGAGCTCGTCAAGTTTCTTGCCCAAAGCATAA